GCTGGGCCTATGGCCTCTGCTCTGGCGCCATGCTCGTGGCCATCGCGGTCTTCCTCTCGGGCACCAAGAGGTACCGCTATAAACGGAGCTCCGGGAGCCCGGTCGTGCACATTCTCCAGGTCCTCGTCGCTGCCGCACGGAAGCGCGGCCTCAAGCAGCCGCTCACCGCCGCCACGCTCTATGAGGACCGCCCCGAGCACGCGAGGATCCATCACACCGACCAGTTCCGGTGCTTGGACAGTGCGGCCGTGATGGCCGGTGAGGAGGACAACGAGGTGGGGCCGGACGGGCGGCCGGCACCGAACCCGTGGAAGCTGTGTTCTGTGTCCCGTGTGGAGGAGGTGAAGATGGTGGCGAGGCTGATGCCTGTGTGGGCGACGACGATCTTGTTCTGGACCATCTACGCGCAGATGATCACCTTCTCGGTGGAGCAGGCGACCACCATGGACCGGCGCATCGGCGGCTTCGAGATCCCAGCCGCGTCGCTCACCGTCTTCTTCGTTGGCGCCATAATGCTGACCCTCGCCGTCTATGACCGCGTCTTCATCCCGCTATGCCGAAACCTCACTGGCCGGCCAGGGTTCACCAACCTAGAGAAGATTGGCATCGGCCTGGTCCTGTCCATCATCGGCATGGTCGCTGCCGCCATCTGCGAGAAGAAGCGTCTCACCGTCGCCTCCACGGCCACGAATGGGACCGCGCTGCCGATCAGCGTGTTCATGCTGATTCCACAGTTCCTGCTGGTGGGCGCAGGCGAGGCGTTCATCTACACGGGGCAGCTGGACTTCTTCATCACGCGATCGCCCAAGAGCATGAAGACCATGAGCACCGGCCTCTTCCTCACCACGCTCTCCCTCGGCTTCTTCCTTAGCAGCGCCCTCGTCTCTCTGGTTAGGGGCGCCACCACGTGGCTCGGTGACACCATCAATCACAGCCGCCTCGATTACTTCTACTGGCTCCTTGCCGTGCTCGGTGCCATCAACCTGGCCGCGTACCTTCTATGCGCCATGTGGGCCACGCCGGCCGCCAGCAGCAAGGCGGAGCAACCGCATCATGCGGCAGCGGCCGACGAGAAATGCTAGCTGGTGCACGCTACCGATCGTTCATTACTGAATGTGCATATAGATCCATCCGGTCTGGGTGTCCATGCATGCAGCTTCCATGTACGTCCGTATGTGTAAAACTTGTTCATTTCAGTTTATCATTGAAAATAAGAAGAAAATTACTAAGAAGCTTCTCCAATGTTTCTGGACCGTGGAAAGAGTGAGATATGTTTTTCTTTCCGTTTTATTATAGGACCGCAATATCTGACGAACGGTTGGTCATTTCAGTTTAGTTGTATGGCGTTGTCTGTTTCTTCAAACACATCCTGAGGATCATGGTTATCACACTGAAGTTAAGACGACAGGATTTGCCATCTCCTACTTGATAAAGTTGCCACAGAAAAATGTTGGCATGCCATCCCTCTCCCAACTGGCATTCACTAGTTATCACTACCGTTTTATATTGCCCCCTACCATCTTGAGGATCATGGTTATCACACTGAAGTTAAGACGAAACATATCCTAGAACATTGGCATGATCACCAACTTGATAtcttccaaaacttttgaaagacGGTGACCAGTGACCCATCCAATCCTGGCGTAGAGTCGGGTTTCATATCCATGAGCAACTGTGGATTGTGGACAATCTCAGCTGCAAATTGCCGATTGTGAACAATCTTAACGGTAAATTGTCCTTCCTGGTTGCCTACATATGGGTACCCGTGAGTTACTCTAGGATCCAAATTAAGTAACTTGGTGTTGTGATAGCGTTACAAGTGCATAATACATCATCTTAGTAGCTCCTAAGAATGCAACTTGACTTAAACAACATGTGCACGATCAACATGTATATAAGCTGCAGTAATGAGCTAGAGTATAGGACTATCAAATTTCAGTGAATATGTAGCAATGAATACAATAAATTAGATGGGCAAGCGACAACATAAGATGTTTATGAGTGTAGCATCTATATACACACATACGACAGCATACATAAAATAATGTATTTTTAAATAGtcactaccggaatcgcaccctatgccgatggccagggccgtcggcatagccatgCCTAGCCGTCGggtcaggcctatgccgacggcccccgtcggcatagggccgtcggcaaaatatccgtcggcgtagccaggatgaccgtcggcatagaaaagccgtcggcatag
This DNA window, taken from Triticum aestivum cultivar Chinese Spring chromosome 1D, IWGSC CS RefSeq v2.1, whole genome shotgun sequence, encodes the following:
- the LOC123179968 gene encoding protein NRT1/ PTR FAMILY 6.2 isoform X1, translating into MARGSLILRGGKMEIERSSWSDDGNLVQDAVDYRGCPANRSSTGSWLGAASVVGIELCERLATMGIAVNLVTYLTDTMHLPGAASANVVTDFMGTSFLLCFLGGFLADAFLGRYLTIALFALVQALGTGLLAVSTTVRHLRPPPCGGAAPCEEATGLQMGVLYVCLYLIALGTGGLKSSVSGFGTDQFDEHDDRERAAMGCFFDRFFFIISLGTLLAVTVLVYIQDHVGRSWAYGLCSGAMLVAIAVFLSGTKRYRYKRSSGSPVVHILQVLVAAARKRGLKQPLTAATLYEDRPEHARIHHTDQFRCLDSAAVMAGEEDNEVGPDGRPAPNPWKLCSVSRVEEVKMVARLMPVWATTILFWTIYAQMITFSVEQATTMDRRIGGFEIPAASLTVFFVGAIMLTLAVYDRVFIPLCRNLTGRPGFTNLEKIGIGLVLSIIGMVAAAICEKKRLTVASTATNGTALPISVFMLIPQFLLVGAGEAFIYTGQLDFFITRSPKSMKTMSTGLFLTTLSLGFFLSSALVSLVRGATTWLGDTINHSRLDYFYWLLAVLGAINLAAYLLCAMWATPAASSKAEQPHHAAAADEKC
- the LOC123179968 gene encoding protein NRT1/ PTR FAMILY 6.2 isoform X2, whose protein sequence is MGGKMEIERSSWSDDGNLVQDAVDYRGCPANRSSTGSWLGAASVVGIELCERLATMGIAVNLVTYLTDTMHLPGAASANVVTDFMGTSFLLCFLGGFLADAFLGRYLTIALFALVQALGTGLLAVSTTVRHLRPPPCGGAAPCEEATGLQMGVLYVCLYLIALGTGGLKSSVSGFGTDQFDEHDDRERAAMGCFFDRFFFIISLGTLLAVTVLVYIQDHVGRSWAYGLCSGAMLVAIAVFLSGTKRYRYKRSSGSPVVHILQVLVAAARKRGLKQPLTAATLYEDRPEHARIHHTDQFRCLDSAAVMAGEEDNEVGPDGRPAPNPWKLCSVSRVEEVKMVARLMPVWATTILFWTIYAQMITFSVEQATTMDRRIGGFEIPAASLTVFFVGAIMLTLAVYDRVFIPLCRNLTGRPGFTNLEKIGIGLVLSIIGMVAAAICEKKRLTVASTATNGTALPISVFMLIPQFLLVGAGEAFIYTGQLDFFITRSPKSMKTMSTGLFLTTLSLGFFLSSALVSLVRGATTWLGDTINHSRLDYFYWLLAVLGAINLAAYLLCAMWATPAASSKAEQPHHAAAADEKC